The following coding sequences are from one Triticum dicoccoides isolate Atlit2015 ecotype Zavitan chromosome 4A, WEW_v2.0, whole genome shotgun sequence window:
- the LOC119284602 gene encoding uncharacterized protein LOC119284602, whose amino-acid sequence MAGCCIFLRRPSTASAYRLGYHSLDGDQEAAGPPPPPATVTVVVGKERRVFAVDQLVLDTYPFRVLLETAARKEERRGKALFVDVDAILFEHILWLAGCHDRSAVSLLQPDLQDIIDFYSQDA is encoded by the coding sequence ATGGCCGGCTGCTGCATCTTCCTCCGGCGGCCGTCGACCGCGTCCGCCTACCGCCTCGGGTACCACTCCCTCGACGGCGACCAGGAGGCCGCCGGCCCGCCCCCGCCCCCGGCGACGGTGACGGTGGTGGTCGGGAAGGAGCGGCGGGTGTTCGCGGTGGACCAGCTGGTGCTCGACACCTACCCGTTCCGGGTGCTCCTGGAGACGGCGGCCAGGAAGGAGGAGCGCAGGGGCAAGGCCCTCTTCGTGGACGTGGACGCCATCCTCTTCGAGCACATCCTCTGGCTCGCCGGCTGCCACGACCGCTCCGCCGTCTCCCTTCTCCAGCCCGACCTCCAGGACATCATCGACTTCTACTCCCAGGACGCCTGA